Proteins from a single region of Scleropages formosus chromosome 24, fSclFor1.1, whole genome shotgun sequence:
- the LOC108936408 gene encoding gamma-crystallin S-1-like has protein sequence MDFYTQPLDFKGIIDPQIIFYEDRNFEGECFECSSDCPELSSHFSRCNSIRVESGCWVLYERPNYTGYQYVLTRGEYPEYHFWMGYNDSISSCRLIRTVSSSPRIRIYERADFSGQMLELTDDVPLLVDRFSRREIHSCNVLDGAWVFYEHPNYRGRQYLLERGEYRRFTEWNALHSTVGSIRRVQDC, from the exons GTATTATCGACCCACAGATCATCTTCTATGAGGACCGGAACTTTGAGGGTGAATGCTTCGAGTGCAGTAGTGACTGTCCGGAGCTCAGTTCCCACTTCAGCCGTTGCAACTCCATCCGAGTGGAGAGCGGCTGCTGGGTCCTTTACGAGAGACCCAACTACACAGGCTACCAGTACGTGCTGACCCGGGGGGAGTATCCTGAGTATCACTTCTGGATGGGCTACAACGACAGTATCAGCTCCTGTCGATTAATCAGAACT GTCTCCAGTTCACCCCGGATCCGCATCTACGAGCGGGCTGACTTCTCAGGCCAGATGCTGGAGTTGACTGACGATGTCCCCTTGCTGGTTGATCGCTTCAGCCGGCGTGAGATCCATTCTTGCAACGTGCTGGATGGTGCATGGGTCTTCTATGAGCACCCAAACTACCGTGGCCGTCAGTACCTGCTTGAGAGGGGCGAGTACCGGCGTTTCACAGAGTGGAATGCTCTACACTCCACTGTGGGCTCCATCAGACGTGTTCAGGACTGCTAG